The genomic region TATCACTGAACATGAACAGTCGATTCTCGTACCTGTAATAGCGTATTTTAACACGTGATAGCGTATTTCTGCTTTGAAGAAGATGAGTCCAGGATTTGGTCACGATCCTTTACCGTTGTACAACAACACTTCTGTCGGTGAGTTTTGGAGAAAAAGAATTATCATATCTTAAAACGGAGTTTATTCTTTCATATCGATAAAAAATTCTTACTTGTTGAAAACATTTCCGAACGAgttatagtttttttcaatttttttgtgaagaGGTAAAAACGCAATAATAAGAGCTGCCCGTTACATGAATGAGAAGACATTGCACGAGGCAGAAATATCGTCGCGTTTATGTGAAGAGGAAGCTTATGAAAGGCAATAAATCAATCCATCAACTCTTTTTCCTTTTCAAGGGAACCCCGCACTCTGTTTGTGGCAACAGCCCCAACACATTTTATTCCAGTTGGCGAATTTTTGCTTCGCACTGTCGTACTCGGCGCCGTCCTCGAAAAAGGGGATTCTGTTCATGCATTCGGTGCTAATTATAGGTAAGCAATTAGACGATTATTCATCATACAAAAGTGAGGAGAAAGGAGTACAGTCATTTTAagatatctataatttatttttgtataaaactaatttaataaaaaaaatcttatcatTAAAAATCAACATAGTTGACATAATTTGCAACTGATGTACAATTtaagaataacattttatataataaatatttcgtgatattaatATCACAGTTACTTGTGTCTATTactttcttttacataatacaaatgtgcaaatgctacatattatttatataacaagtaTATATATACTTGTAGTCATATGTACTGTTTCAATAGAATTTAAACATTGGAACTTTATgatgttatgcaaaaaaaaaattaattatcagataATATACATGTACCATCATCGGTACTTTTGAAAAAgagcaaaattataatacaattataatcatataGCTCCaatgcttaaattaattaataaatactaattataattacaacatTACTGTAGCTtctatgttatataaaatgtaatactgAAACTTATAgctattattataatgaataattgTGTGGACTAAGAATATttccatttctttaatttgcaattattttaaattatttcttgatcTCATTATCTATTTTTAGGTTTCATGTTGCTGTCAGGATGGGCTTGGCACGTGATCTGCGCACCAGATATCTTCTCTTGGAACTTTAGTTTTTTATTGCTCAATATCTGTCAATTAGTATACATCGTTTACCAAATGCGACCAATCAGATTTGATCCCGAATTAGAAGAAGCTTATCACACTCTATTTTATCCCTTTAAAGTAAGTCGTTTGCACGaaagaaatctttttctaaAGCGCTTAGGGGTTGTAATCCGCTTTTCTCTTTGACTTCTCACTCGCGTAGGTCTCACGGATACAATTCAAGCGATTGGTATCTCCAGAATTTGCTACGATAATGTCCCTTCATGCCGGCGAGGCGTACGCGATGCAGAATCTAACGAGAACGGACAGATTGGGCTTGCTGCTCACTGGAAAAGTCAACGTTTTGAGCGATACCAATTTTCTGCATCCGATACTGCCCTGTGAATTTCTGGATTCACCGGAATTCGAAAGCTCCCGAGCTTCCGTTGACGACAAATTTAAGGTAcaacaattaattttctattttaatcattaaaaatttataattaaattaaattttgtaggTATCCATTGTTGCAGCGAGTTCCTGCAGGTATTTATATTGGCAGCGAACAGCCTTAGAATATCTGCTCGTGAAGGAAACTTATCTTGCAACAGTCTTAACTACGCTGGTGGCAAGAGATATCGCAACGAAGTTGTACGCAATGAATAATAAGGTATTCTTTTCAAAAAGTTATGTTagttaaaaattagattaatattttatcttaaaactatctcttttttttaacgcaaaaaTCTAGTGTTTTcctacatttatatgtatattttattaaatgtacaaaaaattgttttatcaaacatttaaaaattatacaaattttattatgcaataatatttaatatgagttgtatttcctttatttaagttatcttttcaaaattttagataattacGGACAAAGGATCGCACTTGGACATTCGTCTTCCAACTATCAGCGCTGGTTTAGGAATTAGTGGCAAGTATAGAAGTCCTCGAGTTTGTAGAACACTGACTTGcaagaaagtataaaataaaaccgATAACAGTATAAAATATACCGTTTAACAACGGTATATTTATTAACTGAGACCAAATTGAAGtaatcaaatttgttttatgctctctgaaaaaaatgtgaaaaacgaaaaaattatctttctataatatataaaatattgcgatCTTTGCCTCGTCTtgaattatgttaatattaatcgtTTGTATTATTgattgattattgatttcagTTAGTAGCGCGAAATCCAAGGAACGTGCGGTGAACAACTTGACGAAGAAAGGCGTGCCGAGCATGGAGCCTCTTCCGGAACTGCCGTCCTGCGACGATCTAGCTTCCAGCGGTGTAGAGAGCTGGCTGGATTCCTCCAGCAAGTATCACAGCTGTGAAATTGTTGACGAGGAATAGCATTACGCCAATTACTCGAATTACGATAATTTAATGGATGACGCTGAAGACGGCGAGCACGATATACAGGCCTTTGATTACAAAAACGCGGAGAGTTGGCCGTCATTCGAAGACTAGCAATAAAGGAAGAACGCATATTCTTTTACTTCCATcgatgcatttatatttttggatTTTAATTTGCCAAAACAAAGTTATAGAGTTTTAATgttgaattattttgtaattaattaactttttaattttgcaagagAAACAGTTAAAACTCCTAGAGATTACATTCCTACTGATCGCAATATTGTATATACAGTTAGATATGTTATAGATTTGTTGCCTAGCAACGAAATTCGCAACGAAAGCCTCTTtcgaaaaatagataatatattgtataatgtaaatttaatgctatgtatgtatgtacatatgtgtaaatattaaacTTGACAACGCTCTTGAAGAATGAAGATTCTAGTCTACGAAAAAGAATAGTGCTTACGAAAGTATTCTAGTCGATTTtcaaaaaaaacaaatgttaaataaatctaatatttataagtaaatgCATATAAATAGGCGCCtataatgtttttgtaaatatCGAGGTCGATCGAAAGATCGAGCTTATTGTTAGCAAAAATCTAGaatttctaacaaaaaatttttactaaagatgtatgaaaaaatacatatttaataaccaaattaaaaaaaaatttattcataacgaaataaaaatgtacgaTATTAATGAAGATAGGGTGCTTTGTTAATTTTCTCACTGATtctattttatgattttatccTTTACAAACTCTTCTGGATGTctccaataaaattttctaaaaatagtttgagaaaagaaaattgtatcaaagttgattttttaaataaatatttatgcatgtcaaatttattatacgtttgcacttttatgttttttaattattaatctgattattaaatttacaagaaagtattttctttctttccttgaATTAAGTTCGCATAGAGAAGAAACTGCGTATAAAAGAACAGAATAATGAGTCCAAGGGACAGAGAGATAAAGCCACCGTTAGAAAAGAATAGAAGAGAAATACCACTCGAAGGAGTCTCAAATAAGACTTATAGCTTCGGCCTCGGAAAAGAGGTTGCGAACGGTGGTGCCACCTACGCGGAGGGCGTGGTGCTAGCTCCAAGGGTGGTTTAGTGTCGCGAGAGCCCCCAGAGGCGCGTCATCGCGCAGAGTGCAACCCCCTGAGTGTTTCGCGCGGAGTGCTTCGCGCCCTCAGGTCGGGGCGGCTAAGAGCGAGAGGGACGCGCGCTTGAGCGTGATCGAGCGAGGGGGTTGAAGGTGGACAGGTGGGCTGATgagaaggggagggggaggcGGGAAAAGGGGTGAGAAAAGCTCCGCGGGGTGACCAACAAGAGAGCAAGGCTGACTGACGTATTCTGCATGCGCGCATACATCGGCAAGAGCAGACTCCGCGCGGAGATGAGCGTACAAGTGGCCGTCGTCCTTAGTGTTGCGTCCTCCCATCGATAAGGCCGCGTTTCGCGAAGAGAACACCACCGTGGGAAGAGCAGGGAAACATCACCACCATCGTCACCGCCACCATCGACAGGACGAAGGACACGCCGTCGCTAAGGACTGCTCTTCCTCGTTTCTGGCGACAGTGACCATGGCGTCCAGCTTGCTGTATAAACAGTACTCCAATGAAGAATACGATCCGTTTTTCAGGCTGGTGATGCTGCCGTATTCCTGTTGACGAGCAAACGGAACATTTGGTATGTTGAGAACAGGGGATGCTGGAAAGAGAATGGATgagagaggaagggagggagggagcgAGAGAAAAATGCTTTCGAGCAGCTTTCAACGAAGCTACCAGAGCAGAAAGTGCTGAGAGTGATGATCTCGCTGCTGAACTACAATGTGTATTGCTGTAGTTGCGCGGGAGATTCACGGGGTCGTGAATGAGAGAGCTGATATATGATTGTTATTGATCAGCAACGTGAAAACATGCATCTTGGATGCGTAATTGTGTCTCTTGGTGAGAAATTGCAGCACTATCGTGCTGCATTCATCCAAGGCTTTAAGCTCGAGGTAATAgcaaaaatttgaatcaaaaatTTTCAGACAATTTTATacgaagaaaggaagagagagagagagcgagagagagagagagagagagagagagagagagtgtgtgtgtgtgtgtgtgtgtgtgtgtgtgtgtgaatgtgaaaaagaaaataatacgtaatcgCTATTGATCAAGAGTGATGCACCTGAGGTACTTAACTGTTGAATATTATGTTAGAATACATGTCTTTGTTTGATAAATCTAGTTACTCATGTAGACAAGTTCATGGAGATTAATTCTGATAGTCCTGCAGCTGATGCAAGAACATCTGACATTACTCACGGGACTTGCGAGATAGAGATAATCTGTGTTTAAAGACTTTCGCACAGGTTACTATGAGTGATAATGGTCATTTGAGTTGATGTCGTATTGGTAACGTTATACGTTACTCAACAGAGCACAATTGGGTTACGAATGAAAGTTGGCGAGCTATCGCCGTTAATGACGGATGAGAGTTTGTGCTTCGTAATGCTTCGTAATCAAACCACGATGTTTCTTTCATTTGGCAAAGAATAcaatatattctaaattaataGAAAGAGCTGTGAACTGTTGCAAACTGAAATCCAAAAATtaggtaaaaatattaattttttctttaattcattaattatatttagtgtttaacagaaattttaattgtcttaaaatttttgttttaaattaattggaaAATTGGAAATCGgtgatattttaaagaattctaaTATTctagcataaaaattttaattaattgaaggaTGAATTTCTGATGTTCCCTTTCCGCTTCTCGCTTTTGTTCttcttaatttgtaatttgtctTTCCTAGTAAAAAGTCtaaaaattggttttaaaaaccatttatttatgtattcatcaactaaattttaattaaaataattaaaagagtaACCAGCTCTTATAATCGCGCGTAGCTCAATTATCAAAACTTAAACTAACTTGCGTTAACTCATCGCGAACTTCGCAGTACCAAGAGACAAGATTGCGACTCGTTTAGCTCTTTAATAGTTAAGGGGATAATTAGATCCTCGCTGATTCATGTAAATCGCATGATGTTTCAGGCGTCAGTGACTGGGCGACGAAGAAACCAGAAATATTTCGTTAAAACAAATCACGGGAAATTTGCGATAATTATTGTGACTTTATTTGCGGTGATCCACGTGATCGATTCATCGTGATTCTCTTCTTGCGTAGCAAGCTTGCTCGAAAAAAGTAATCGGTCGCGATGATGGTGTCGCGCCGAATGACGATCGTTCGCGTCGCGGATTCCGACGAGGACAAAGAGAGCTCAGCGCCTTCATGTTCGCTGTTGTCGTCGCATACTCACAGTAGACTGAAGTGTCTCATCTTGCACTCCAAAAGACATATCGCTTATCCACCATAAGGTAAGGATCTTGTTGTATTGATGTAAACCACTTGAAAAGTTGTAGTGACGTGTAAACCATTTGAAATGTagcatattaataattgaattgttCTACTTAAAATGCACAGTTGCACGATAGCTTTGGAACGTCCTTTATAAActggaaattataaaaaaaaaatgtgccaTTTTGCAAAAGTGAAAGGTTACAAAGTATTAAATACTCTTTTCAGCCATTAAGATCACTATCTTATGTTATAATCTCTCTAATCGGTCGCTTTCGCGCGTCTCGAcgcaaaagaaattaattgtgACATGCGATGCTAGAGTATTTACCTGTTGCTTTATGTTCGTGCAAAGCTGACGACGAGACTTGCAAGTAACAAGCCGCTAACTTCGCAATTCGTAAGAATTCTGCGTGTAAGGGCGAAATGGAGCTTTCAAATGTTCTCGCGACAAGAATAAGAATGAGCAACTTAAATAAAATGGAATGCTTCCAGCTCAAAATCGTACAAACTGAAACCTCACATTGTGAaaacagaaattatattataattttatttatagtaatacAATCATCCATATAAAATCAAAGAtctaattaaatgaattaaataataatacagttgtaatttgtaattttacctATTCTACCTAATGCCGGagagaaaattttcattacgCTATTAATATAGGGCACACTAATCTGCTctgaataatttaacattttgcgGTAAAACCAGCTACTGCGTATATGTGCGCAACAACGTCTCTGAGTCTCACAACGTGAGGTAGCGCCAATATGTTGATACGTGTGCAGCTGCACAATAAGCCGCGTGTCAATATTTTTCATCCCGGATAAAAAACACGCCTTGCAAACGGAATTTCAGATTTGGATGTCGCACTTCGACAAAACGTCGGAGACTTAGCAGCCGACACGTGTGTCGCAGTATATAGTAGCCTTTGAGAAAGGAGGGTGGCACGTAGCAGACCGCGTGGTTCCTCCGTCGCCGTCGATAGGGTCGATAGCCCTCTCTTCTCGTACGGCGCTCGCGCCAACCCTACGCGTCACATTGTAGACAGCTGCTGGCTGTTTACTGGAAAGAGAGAGTAAACGCTACTCCGCATCGACTTGTTTTCTATACTATAAACTTCCCCCTTCTGCAGTCTGGAGAATTAACTCTCCTTTCTTTTTATTggcgtaaatatttaaaattgctaCGAAATCGCGTTTGCTCTCGcaaattttgtttcattgtcTTACGTATCCGAATTTTTCTCCCCCTCGTATTTGGAGTAAGATCGTCACTTTATATGATAAGTAGTTTTCGTAGGACTAAATTTTACGCTCGGCTGTGGCAATTGGATTTTACTACTTGTCTGAATAGTAAGCCCTTTGCTACTGGCTTAAGTAGTAAGGGACTTAGATTGGTGAAACAATTTCCTCGACATCAAGCAACCTAGATAGTCAAGCATGACATAGCATATTGAGCAAGCTAATGCACGTGTTGTTATATATTTGCCATACGTTTGCTGACATCAAAATAGAATATGTTATGAATGCAGCAATGTGATTGCTTAAACATGTTATCAGTTGACGAACTGTTATGCTTATACGTTTTGTTGTTATTGATACCCCCGACAACATTGTGACGTCTTAAAGATGTCTAAAAAACGATTTAAATTCAGacgttttttttgtaattaaaacgtCTTAAGATGTCTTTTGAATGTCTTTTAGACATGCCTGTTATCTGGGACGTTACATTTACTAGGACGTTATGTTGTCATCAATATGTTGTCATAAAcgtatataatgatttttattattgtgtaaaTGTTTTCAAGCTATGAAGTATTTTGATTGTAGCTTTGCGCTAATAAAATGTTGTgatagtataaaattatttattattactaaatttttcgtAGATAAAAATTGCACGGTATAGAACAAAAGGCAACATTAagacatttttcttattttaacaaGAATACGTTTTAAAAGAAGAACATTATACATTTCACATGAAAGAATTTCTTCAAGTCTTCAAAATTGGAGTTTGCAAAATTGAgcttaaaaatgaaaattataataaaataatgtgttgataatacaattttatttgtagcAAATGTTTTTAGGATTTGTTATTTGACATCTAAAATCATATCtagcatttattattttatgcgtTGTCATGTTGTTATTAACAATGCTGTTATAGTTGCGAATGGCGTGACGACGACAAGTTGCCTTCAAGTTGCCATTAAATTGTAGTCAATGTGTTATTAATTGTGAATGAAAAATTGACCACACGAGCTGTCGACAAATTGCTGTCACAAATCACCTCTTTGCAAACAGCAAAATTGATGCTGTCATGTTGCCATCAGTTTGCCGTTGTTAGAATTCGTATTCACGTGAATGCAAACCGACATTGTGCTGTCTCACCTTATTTCGAATTTGTCAAAATTAGTTGTAGCAACGATTGTTGGCAATGGCAACACAACAGCAAGCTCATAGCATTTTGCTATCTTGAAATGCTAATACGATCAACTTGCGTGTTAACTAACGTTAGCTAATTCAACGCAACACGATCGTGCGAATATGAACGATTCTTGTCATTTCACATTAAAAGGGTACAGCTAAAAATTAATTGCGATGCGAGGAGATGGTAAAAGAACAACGATCTCTGCCACACACAGTTGTGAACATTTATGAAGTAATCACGCACGAATCCTGGACAGGGGTCAAGAAGTTGTGTAAAACTATTTACATGCACTGGACTCGTTTACGATAAGCTTAACGGGGCAACAAGTGTGCCCGGCGTAAATCCAAGCGCAAGTCCAATGTGCTCCAGCAAGGACCTTGACTCGACAAACGACATTTTTATAGGGATCGAGATTTATATTTGCAGTCAGTACTTCTTTCTTAAgttatttctctttattattaactctAAAATGCGATTAAATTCTATCAAAGTTATACATTTTTAGTAAATgtattttgtgataaaaataataactagCTATCGATTTAAGATCCTATTttgcttttcttatttttaagcaAAAGTTTTGAACAAGTTTTTATAAGTGAccgttttatattaatctttacaatttgtcaatacaatttaaattttttgaaactttaaaaatttatttaaccgttaattatttttttaatgatgttgGATGCGTTGGTATATAAATCTAGAAAGCTacggaataaaaaaatacattggaTATAAAGATACAATGCTCGCGAGAAGTTCCAGTGACCATTGAAAATAGGCAAGTCATTTCTATggagagaaaaggaaataaGTTAGGTAATTCCATTGACATAAATTGGATTGTGACCGGTCAAGCGCCACATTGTCGGAGCTGTTGCTGTCTCCTGTGGCTTGTCGGCCACCGTTTCGGTGGGAATGGAGGGATCGAAGGGCAAAGGGTTGGCTTCAAACCCTCCGCCGGCTTTAATCCAATTCAAAAGCTGTCCGACAAACCGCCGCTGTCCATCGTAAAACGAATTGGGAATGACAGAACGTGTCCGCTCGGTGATTCCAGGTCGATTCCAGAATAGTTACGTGACACCAGAATGGTTACGTGACGCTGTTGCATTTCGGTCGTCTTCCTCATCtgcatttttatacattgttgATTTTGCGgcctttttgaatttttatgaaataatagaaTAAGCGGATATGAATTATCTTCTATTAGGATTTGCTCTTATAATAAAGAGATACACTCTATTTACGTCTACATTAtgcgcaatttaaatatttgtgattAAACTTTCTCCAATTAAACTTCATTAATTTGTCAGAAATTTCCTGAAATTAATAGAACCGACGTTTTCTATATAAGCCAACAACTTCGAGGTCGGAACAAAGTGGCAAACGGAAGTAAAATCGCAAGGAAGCGATTGTCGTCACGCGAGCCATATCTTGCCCGTCGACaagattattttcatattttcagaGACCCAATTTACATACGGACTCACGGTACGAGCAATAAAAGAGAGTATATtggttttctcattttttttccctCGATATCGACATTAATTTGTTGGCTCAAATTAAAGAAAGCCAATTAACctgatttgaataaaaaaaaataaaaaaacgatcGAGAGATGAAAATATagatctaataatatttaattcaacgTCGCACACGTGTATAGTTTGATctcttaaaatattacatattattctaCCATTTAACTGTTAACTATTTATTAGCTTTGAAGTTAACTtcttttttaagcaaaattgtcaatattttttttattagatttaaaaatttaatacagatAGTTgcttaaatgtaatatatatttctttaaagcaATCAAGATGAACGAGACAGTGTTCTACACATCgtgtataattattacatatttctatTAGTTTTAACGTCGTCAACTATTTACAAGTTTATTACATCAACTTATTCTTCTCAGAAGAAAGCCCTCTTCTCAGTATTCGATCGATGACTTGAACACTTGGATCTCGCGTAAAAATTCGACGCGTCGTAAATGCAAGCTGCACACGTTGCAGGGAGGCTTTTAAAAGCCTCACGTGAATCACCACACCCTGTTATGATGTCACGTGATTTACCCTGACCCAGCCGAGCCCATGCAGAACTCGCGAATAAGTCTTCTGGGGCGATAGTGAGCACAGCCAGTCACGAAAGCCCCGCTTTCGTGCTTAATTACCATACGAGCTAAGTCGATACAGAGGCACGATGACCTTGAAACTTTTCGGCCGTTTGTAAGAAGGATCTCTCTCTGGAAATCCACCCATTTCGTGCGGATTAACTGGTGTGACGTTATTTTAGATGAGTTAATCGGTACAAGTAAGAATATATCAACGCAGATAATATTGGTTTACAAGAAATTTCGAAATCtcgaaaaataagaataaattttcaaaatttcattatttaattttattgtgattttagAGATGTTTCAGGAAAGCTTTACGTTCTCACTTTTTATTCTCCTTTCTTTTTACTCACTTCATATAAATAGTACGTAAAGATTAACATCTACATCcgcaaagaagtttaaaataaatatattctgaTCCCAGGTACAcaactatttataatattaatggaaAAGGGTTTTACAGTGATTAGAATGTCCTACAGTCTGCAGAACGTCCTATTAAGATAATAGGAATACCCACAGGGCAAGAGCTGATGAAATCTGCAGTTAAAAAATCTCGCTCGCCAAGCCGATTATCTAGTTACTTTGCGTTTCCTTTAGCGAGGAACAGCTCACGTCACGGAGAGATTAAACGAAAGAATATCAAGATAGAATCAAACTTGTACCGCGGCGCGGCCTAAGCCGCGAATTAGGATTTGCATAACGAAATGCACGAAGCTGCCCTTGCAGTAAGCAGACGTTAACTCTTTAGGGATCGCACGAACGTAAAATCAAGTTAATATGTTCAGGAAATCTCTCAGGCAAAACTAAACCATATCAAAGATGAACCAAGCGTAAACAATATCCGGATTTTGATGCTCTTAATATGATTAGCTTTCTCTCCACAATTCACGGTATGCTATGACCTATATAACTAAAACTTCtgctttaaatataaattctatatcgACTGTGTTATTTAGGGAATCTCGGTCGTGGgtttgtaacattattttttgtataaaaataatgagagtACTGTCTCACGAAGAGTGAAATTGTACAAATGAAACTGTCAGAGTAAGGTTTTAAAAATGGCACTTACGTCCATAAGTTATGTTCTTTTACGATGCTACGAACTGTAAGAATAGACGCAATCTCGGTCGTC from Solenopsis invicta isolate M01_SB chromosome 7, UNIL_Sinv_3.0, whole genome shotgun sequence harbors:
- the LOC105197505 gene encoding popeye domain-containing protein 3, which gives rise to MSPGFGHDPLPLYNNTSVGNPALCLWQQPQHILFQLANFCFALSYSAPSSKKGILFMHSVLIIGFMLLSGWAWHVICAPDIFSWNFSFLLLNICQLVYIVYQMRPIRFDPELEEAYHTLFYPFKVSRIQFKRLVSPEFATIMSLHAGEAYAMQNLTRTDRLGLLLTGKVNVLSDTNFLHPILPCEFLDSPEFESSRASVDDKFKVSIVAASSCRYLYWQRTALEYLLVKETYLATVLTTLVARDIATKLYAMNNKIITDKGSHLDIRLPTISAGLGISVSSAKSKERAVNNLTKKGVPSMEPLPELPSCDDLASSGVESWLDSSSKYHSCEIVDEE